From Variimorphobacter saccharofermentans, one genomic window encodes:
- a CDS encoding ABC-F family ATP-binding cassette domain-containing protein codes for MNLLTVEDMSKSYTERMLFDQVSFGINEGEKIGLIGINGTGKSTLLKIIAGLEEPDSGTVTKGKKIRIGYLAQTPEFDEKLSILQNVVLNQKAEEEYRNLEGEAKAMLLKMGITDSSASPGILSGGQKKRVALVRTLLTPAEILVLDEPTNHLDNEMAQWLEDYLIKYRGAFLMVTHDRYFLDKVTNKILELDKGKIYSYTANYTKFLELKAEREDMLLASERKAKSLFRMELEWMQRGARARSTKQKAHIQRFEELRDRKVIETDGKVEINALSARMGKKTIELSNISKGFGDRVLIKDFTYILLPGDRIGIIGPNGCGKSTLLNILTGILPPDEGTVEMGTTIQLGYFSQENEYMDESLKVIDYIKDTAEYIQTSEGTATASQMCERFLFNGPMQYTRIAKLSGGEKRRLYLLKVLMEAPNILVLDEPTNDLDIQTLTILEDYLETFPGIVVTVSHDRYFLDKMATRIFSFERGTIQQYEGNYSDYYEAKNLRNAAASTENDSSASEVTESKAASIATWKQKSSKPKFTYQEQREFETIDQDIAELEDKIKETDLDIAKAATDYSKLNELMAHKEALEKALEEKMERWVYLNDLAEQIEAAKNER; via the coding sequence ATGAATTTATTAACAGTAGAGGATATGAGCAAAAGCTATACGGAACGAATGCTCTTTGATCAGGTAAGCTTCGGCATCAATGAGGGAGAGAAAATCGGCTTAATCGGTATTAATGGTACTGGAAAATCTACTTTATTGAAAATAATCGCCGGGCTTGAGGAACCGGATTCGGGTACTGTTACTAAGGGAAAGAAGATACGTATCGGATATCTAGCACAGACTCCGGAATTCGATGAGAAGCTATCCATACTTCAAAATGTAGTTCTAAACCAGAAGGCAGAGGAAGAATATCGCAATCTGGAGGGAGAAGCAAAAGCTATGCTGTTAAAAATGGGGATAACCGATTCCTCCGCTTCTCCGGGCATCCTATCCGGTGGACAGAAGAAACGTGTTGCCTTAGTCAGAACACTATTAACTCCGGCAGAAATTCTGGTATTGGACGAGCCCACCAATCATTTGGATAATGAGATGGCACAATGGCTTGAGGACTATCTGATTAAGTATCGAGGGGCCTTTCTTATGGTAACCCATGACCGGTATTTTCTCGATAAGGTTACCAATAAGATATTAGAGTTGGATAAAGGTAAAATCTACAGCTATACTGCCAACTATACAAAGTTCTTAGAACTAAAAGCGGAGCGGGAAGATATGCTACTCGCATCGGAGCGCAAGGCAAAGAGCTTATTTCGCATGGAGCTTGAATGGATGCAGAGAGGTGCCAGAGCCCGTTCCACCAAGCAGAAGGCACATATTCAGCGCTTTGAGGAGTTGAGAGACCGGAAGGTGATTGAGACCGATGGTAAGGTGGAAATTAATGCGTTATCAGCCCGGATGGGTAAGAAGACGATTGAATTAAGCAATATCTCGAAAGGCTTTGGAGACAGAGTATTAATAAAGGACTTTACTTACATTTTGTTGCCTGGAGACCGAATTGGTATTATAGGACCCAATGGCTGTGGTAAGTCAACCTTATTAAATATTCTCACCGGAATACTGCCGCCGGATGAAGGAACTGTAGAGATGGGAACCACAATTCAGCTGGGGTATTTCTCACAGGAAAATGAATATATGGACGAAAGCCTCAAGGTAATTGATTATATTAAAGATACCGCAGAGTACATCCAAACCTCAGAGGGAACTGCAACGGCATCTCAGATGTGTGAGAGATTCCTGTTCAACGGCCCCATGCAGTATACCCGGATTGCTAAACTGTCCGGTGGCGAGAAGCGTAGATTGTATTTGCTTAAGGTGTTGATGGAAGCGCCCAATATTCTTGTTCTGGATGAACCAACCAATGATTTGGATATCCAAACCTTAACGATTCTGGAGGATTACCTGGAGACATTTCCCGGGATTGTGGTTACGGTATCCCATGACCGCTACTTTCTTGACAAGATGGCAACACGTATTTTTTCCTTTGAGCGGGGGACAATCCAGCAATATGAGGGTAATTATTCCGATTATTATGAAGCGAAGAACCTTCGTAATGCAGCTGCTTCAACTGAAAATGACTCGTCCGCCAGTGAAGTAACGGAATCAAAAGCTGCAAGTATCGCTACCTGGAAGCAGAAGAGCTCAAAGCCGAAATTCACTTATCAGGAGCAGAGAGAGTTCGAAACGATTGATCAAGACATTGCAGAGCTGGAAGATAAAATTAAGGAGACAGATTTGGATATCGCAAAAGCAGCTACAGACTATTCGAAGCTAAATGAGCTAATGGCTCATAAAGAAGCCTTGGAGAAGGCTCTTGAGGAGAAAATGGAGCGCTGGGTTTACCTAAATGATCTTGCCGAGCAAATCGAAGCGGCAAAGAATGAAAGATAA
- a CDS encoding DUF2164 domain-containing protein: MNTIDLKFSKEEKDQILEEIRYYFETERDESLGIIATESVFDFFMDTLGKYIYNKALDDTKTWYAHRMDDVEADFYSLYKPVP; the protein is encoded by the coding sequence ATGAATACAATTGATTTGAAATTCAGTAAAGAGGAAAAAGATCAAATTCTTGAGGAAATCAGATACTATTTTGAGACAGAGCGAGACGAATCACTTGGAATTATCGCTACCGAAAGTGTTTTTGACTTCTTTATGGATACGTTAGGTAAGTATATTTATAACAAAGCTCTGGATGATACAAAGACATGGTATGCTCACCGTATGGATGATGTAGAAGCTGATTTTTACTCCCTGTACAAACCCGTACCATAA
- a CDS encoding ABC transporter ATP-binding protein has protein sequence MGGGGHPGMMPGEKAKDFKGSMKKLIKKLGRYKFGFLIMLIFSAGSTIFSVIGPTISGDAVTEIANGLMSKINGGDGINFNALGKIILLLVGLYAASSLFSFIQGIIMTGISQKVTYRLRDELSKKIHRMPMNYFDTTSHGEVLSRVTNDIDTLGMSMNQSLNQLVTSIVSIIGVFIAMLLISVPMTLLALLMLPTSALIVSLIVKKSQKYFKQQQEYLGHVNGQVEEVYGGHSIVKVFNKEADSINEFNEKNEKLYESAWKSQFLSGLMMPIMTFVGNLGYVGVAILGGYLAIKGSITIGNIQSFFQYIRNFTQPITQLSQVANMFQSTAAAAERIFEFLEEEEEVQTVENPVSIEGLKGNVEFKNVHFGYREDKIIIKNFSAKIEEGQKIAIVGPTGAGKTTMVKLLMRFYDINSGEILIDGHNIQDFNRSDLRKLFGMVLQDTWLFNGTIMDNIRYSKLDATDEEVINAAKAAHVHHFIKTLPDSYNMVLNEESTNVSQGQKQLLTIARAILADPKILILDEATSSVDTRTEILIQKAMDSLMKGRTSFIIAHRLSTIRDADLILVMNEGDIVEQGNHEELLAKGGFYANLYNSQFERSA, from the coding sequence ATGGGCGGTGGAGGTCATCCCGGTATGATGCCCGGTGAAAAGGCGAAGGATTTTAAGGGAAGCATGAAAAAGCTTATAAAGAAGCTTGGAAGATACAAATTCGGCTTTTTAATCATGTTGATTTTCTCCGCCGGAAGTACCATATTCTCAGTAATCGGTCCGACCATCTCAGGTGATGCTGTTACCGAAATTGCAAATGGACTTATGAGTAAAATAAACGGAGGCGATGGGATTAATTTCAATGCCCTTGGCAAAATCATATTACTCCTGGTCGGCTTATATGCAGCCAGCTCCCTCTTCTCCTTTATACAGGGTATTATCATGACCGGAATATCACAGAAAGTGACCTACCGGTTACGTGATGAATTATCGAAAAAAATACACAGAATGCCAATGAATTACTTTGATACTACTTCCCATGGTGAAGTACTCTCGAGAGTTACCAATGATATTGATACACTGGGTATGAGTATGAACCAAAGTCTAAATCAATTGGTTACCTCCATTGTTAGCATTATCGGTGTATTCATTGCAATGCTATTAATCAGTGTTCCAATGACACTACTTGCCCTATTAATGCTTCCCACATCCGCATTGATTGTAAGCTTGATTGTAAAGAAATCACAAAAATACTTCAAGCAGCAACAGGAGTATCTGGGCCATGTAAACGGACAGGTAGAAGAAGTATATGGCGGTCATTCCATTGTAAAGGTCTTCAACAAGGAGGCTGACTCAATCAATGAGTTTAATGAAAAGAATGAGAAGCTGTATGAATCTGCATGGAAATCACAGTTTTTATCCGGTTTAATGATGCCTATCATGACGTTTGTCGGAAATCTCGGTTATGTTGGAGTCGCTATACTGGGTGGTTATCTTGCCATTAAGGGCAGCATTACAATCGGTAATATACAGTCATTCTTCCAATATATCCGCAACTTCACACAACCAATCACACAGCTGTCTCAGGTTGCGAACATGTTTCAAAGTACCGCTGCAGCAGCAGAACGTATTTTTGAATTCTTAGAGGAAGAGGAAGAAGTTCAGACAGTAGAAAATCCGGTATCCATTGAAGGACTTAAGGGTAACGTTGAGTTTAAAAATGTACATTTTGGATATCGTGAGGATAAAATAATTATTAAGAACTTCAGCGCCAAAATAGAGGAAGGACAGAAAATTGCCATTGTTGGTCCGACCGGTGCAGGTAAAACCACTATGGTTAAGCTCCTAATGCGTTTTTATGATATTAACAGTGGTGAAATTCTCATAGATGGTCATAATATTCAGGATTTTAACCGAAGTGATCTTCGAAAGCTATTCGGTATGGTTCTTCAGGATACCTGGCTTTTCAATGGAACCATCATGGATAACATTCGCTATAGTAAATTAGATGCAACGGACGAAGAGGTTATCAATGCTGCTAAAGCGGCTCATGTTCATCACTTTATCAAGACGCTCCCTGATAGCTATAACATGGTACTCAACGAAGAATCAACAAATGTATCCCAGGGGCAAAAGCAGCTGTTAACCATTGCCCGTGCCATCTTAGCAGACCCTAAGATATTGATTCTCGACGAAGCAACCAGCTCCGTTGATACCAGAACAGAAATTCTGATACAGAAAGCGATGGACTCCTTGATGAAGGGAAGAACCAGCTTTATAATCGCTCATCGACTGTCCACCATCCGTGACGCAGATTTAATACTAGTAATGAATGAAGGTGATATTGTAGAACAGGGTAACCACGAAGAGCTGCTGGCGAAGGGCGGCTTCTACGCGAACCTCTATAATTCCCAATTTGAGAGATCAGCATAA
- a CDS encoding ABC transporter ATP-binding protein, whose translation MLKLIKFLKKSSIALLIVIVLLVIQAYTDLALPSYTSDIVNVGIVKSGIDSGVPAVIRKTELDRMTLLMTEDEKQAILPHYTLINTSDLSQKELTEYEKKYPLISSEELYKWDGKDKELLSDNLIFPSTLLLFFESEEESSVQMQSKIYDSFPPGMIQEGTTIFDILPMLPEESRTQMIAGIREQLSKMPDMIIEQSAIAYVKAEYDAIGVNVHKMQTEYILTVGAKMIGLAFLGMLATILVSLLSSRIAAKMGRDLRKDVFQKVLSFSHKEMDQFSTASLITRSTNDIQNIQNMLVMLIRIVVYSPILAIGGIIKVLNTNTSMSWILILGVGALFLLIGLLMVIAMPKFKLIPKLTDRINLVTREILTGLPVIRAFSTVEHEEKRFDKANTDLTKNNLFVNRTMTIMMPAIMLIMNLIVVLIIWVGADKIDVGTMQLGDMIAFISYAMQIIISFLMLSLLSIMLPRASVSAARVDELLSTKISIQDPVEEAALNDKIKGVLEFRDVSFRYPNAEEDVLSNISFIAKPGQTTAIIGSTGSGKSTLINLIPRFYDATQGTILIDGTDITKIKQHKLREKLGFVPQKGVLFSGTIESNIKFGNPDIADEFMKKAARIAQAEEFINTKPEGYEASISEGGTNVSGGQKQRLSIARAIARNPEIYIFDDSFSALDYKTDAALRKTLKSELSDSTVIIVAQRISTIMNAEQILVLNDGRIVGKGTHKELLKNCEVYQQIAASQLSKEELAYE comes from the coding sequence ATGTTAAAGCTAATTAAGTTTTTAAAAAAATCGAGTATAGCACTGCTTATCGTTATTGTCTTACTTGTAATACAGGCTTATACTGATTTAGCTCTACCCTCATATACGTCAGATATCGTAAATGTAGGTATTGTTAAAAGCGGAATTGACAGCGGTGTTCCCGCCGTAATACGTAAAACAGAGCTGGATAGAATGACCTTACTAATGACCGAGGATGAAAAGCAAGCTATACTTCCTCATTATACATTAATTAACACTTCCGACCTCAGCCAAAAAGAGCTGACCGAGTATGAGAAGAAGTATCCGTTAATAAGTTCTGAAGAATTATATAAATGGGATGGTAAAGATAAGGAATTGCTTTCCGACAATCTGATCTTCCCCTCTACCCTCTTACTCTTTTTCGAAAGTGAGGAAGAATCCTCCGTTCAAATGCAGTCAAAAATCTATGACTCTTTTCCACCCGGAATGATTCAGGAGGGAACAACTATTTTTGATATACTTCCTATGCTACCGGAAGAAAGCAGAACACAAATGATTGCTGGTATCCGGGAGCAGTTATCCAAAATGCCGGATATGATTATAGAACAATCCGCTATCGCCTATGTAAAGGCCGAGTATGATGCGATCGGGGTTAATGTTCATAAGATGCAGACCGAATACATTCTTACTGTGGGTGCAAAAATGATCGGGCTGGCCTTCTTAGGAATGCTTGCCACAATCCTGGTATCCTTGCTCAGCTCCAGAATAGCTGCTAAAATGGGAAGAGATCTGCGAAAAGATGTCTTTCAGAAGGTTTTGTCCTTCTCGCACAAAGAGATGGATCAATTCTCTACCGCTTCCCTGATCACCCGCAGCACCAATGACATCCAGAATATTCAGAATATGCTGGTTATGTTAATCCGTATTGTTGTATACTCCCCCATTCTGGCAATTGGCGGTATCATAAAGGTTCTCAATACGAATACCTCCATGTCATGGATTTTAATACTTGGCGTAGGCGCTCTATTTCTGTTAATTGGTTTATTAATGGTGATAGCGATGCCAAAATTTAAATTAATACCCAAACTGACTGACCGTATCAACCTGGTTACAAGAGAAATTTTGACCGGACTTCCGGTAATCCGCGCCTTCAGTACGGTAGAGCATGAGGAAAAGCGGTTTGATAAAGCCAATACCGATCTGACTAAAAATAATCTATTTGTTAACCGCACTATGACCATTATGATGCCCGCAATTATGCTCATTATGAACCTGATTGTAGTATTAATCATCTGGGTTGGTGCTGATAAAATCGATGTAGGAACAATGCAGCTTGGTGATATGATTGCATTTATATCCTATGCTATGCAAATTATTATTTCATTTTTAATGCTTTCCCTATTATCCATTATGCTTCCCAGAGCTTCTGTATCTGCTGCCCGTGTGGATGAGCTTTTATCAACAAAGATATCCATACAGGATCCGGTAGAGGAAGCAGCCCTTAACGATAAGATAAAAGGAGTTTTGGAATTTCGTGATGTTTCTTTCCGTTACCCGAATGCGGAGGAGGATGTACTGTCCAACATCAGCTTTATCGCAAAGCCCGGGCAGACTACTGCTATTATTGGTAGCACCGGAAGTGGAAAATCAACTCTGATTAATCTGATCCCTCGGTTTTATGATGCAACCCAGGGTACAATATTAATAGACGGAACCGATATCACAAAAATAAAGCAACATAAGTTGCGCGAAAAGCTTGGCTTTGTTCCTCAAAAGGGTGTACTTTTTAGTGGAACCATTGAGTCCAACATCAAGTTTGGTAATCCCGATATTGCTGATGAATTTATGAAAAAAGCGGCAAGGATTGCACAGGCAGAGGAATTTATTAATACGAAACCGGAGGGATACGAGGCATCTATTTCAGAAGGCGGCACCAATGTATCCGGTGGACAGAAGCAACGTCTATCCATTGCAAGAGCGATTGCCAGAAATCCGGAAATCTATATTTTTGATGACAGCTTTTCTGCATTAGATTATAAGACCGATGCGGCTCTTCGTAAAACCCTGAAGAGCGAACTATCGGATAGTACCGTAATTATCGTCGCTCAAAGAATCAGTACCATTATGAATGCTGAGCAGATTCTTGTATTGAATGACGGGCGCATCGTTGGCAAAGGAACCCATAAAGAGCTTTTAAAGAATTGTGAAGTATATCAACAGATTGCAGCTTCCCAATTGTCAAAGGAGGAGTTGGCTTATGAGTAA
- a CDS encoding MarR family winged helix-turn-helix transcriptional regulator: MEPSVKQLIESLSQVYKTIHQKSYQKMNNMNFYPGQPKLLSLIKHHEGITQKDLSEKTHVTAATITGMLNKLEANHYVYRVPDSTDKRVMRVYLTPEGKHFAEHAERFLISMFEQLFTGFSDEELQTFNHLLEKMKSNLRNSDSKS; this comes from the coding sequence ATGGAGCCGAGTGTAAAGCAGCTCATTGAATCTCTGTCACAGGTTTATAAAACAATACATCAAAAATCCTATCAAAAGATGAATAATATGAATTTCTACCCAGGGCAGCCTAAGTTGTTATCCCTGATCAAACATCACGAAGGAATTACACAAAAAGATCTGTCAGAGAAAACCCATGTTACCGCTGCAACAATTACGGGAATGCTGAATAAGCTGGAAGCCAACCATTATGTGTATCGGGTCCCCGATTCAACAGATAAGCGGGTCATGCGTGTCTATCTTACACCGGAAGGGAAGCATTTTGCGGAACATGCAGAGCGATTTCTGATATCCATGTTTGAACAATTGTTTACCGGCTTCAGTGATGAAGAGCTGCAAACCTTTAACCACTTATTAGAAAAAATGAAATCGAACCTTCGTAATTCTGATAGCAAGTCTTAG